One window of the Crassaminicella thermophila genome contains the following:
- a CDS encoding flagellar protein FlgN, protein MSKSVDQLILALNKEYEIYKDYYTLAKNKNEILIEGNVKELERITKKEQDVIAVMGKIDQIRTAIIGNILFEKKIDWVESLTELASHIEASKRAEIIALKDKLRILLEEIKNLNDLNGKLIRQSLDYIEFNVNLLTNVELKGNTYGSRADEQDLKHRPNLFDAKV, encoded by the coding sequence ATGTCAAAATCTGTTGACCAATTGATTCTTGCATTAAATAAAGAATATGAAATATATAAGGATTATTATACATTAGCAAAAAATAAAAATGAAATCCTTATAGAGGGAAATGTAAAAGAACTTGAGAGAATTACAAAAAAAGAGCAGGATGTGATAGCGGTTATGGGAAAGATTGATCAAATAAGAACAGCCATTATTGGAAATATCTTATTTGAGAAAAAAATCGATTGGGTTGAGAGTCTTACAGAGTTAGCTAGTCATATTGAGGCTTCAAAACGAGCAGAAATAATAGCTTTAAAGGATAAGCTTAGAATTTTATTAGAAGAAATAAAAAATTTGAATGATTTAAACGGCAAATTGATTAGGCAGTCTTTAGACTACATTGAATTTAATGTGAACTTACTAACAAATGTTGAATTAAAAGGAAATACTTATGGTAGCAGAGCTGATGAACAGGATTTAAAACATAGACCAAATCTATTTGATGCAAAAGTATAA
- the flgM gene encoding flagellar biosynthesis anti-sigma factor FlgM translates to MKINNNPNIQKILGAYNKNIKGSNKLEKPKMQKDKIEISESAKEFQIALNAYKKLPEVRKEKVEEIKKQIASGNYNPSAEEIVNSMFDKKV, encoded by the coding sequence ATGAAAATAAATAATAATCCTAATATACAAAAAATATTAGGAGCATATAACAAAAATATAAAAGGTTCAAATAAGCTAGAAAAACCTAAAATGCAAAAGGATAAGATTGAGATATCAGAAAGTGCAAAAGAATTTCAAATAGCACTAAATGCTTATAAAAAACTTCCAGAGGTTAGAAAGGAAAAGGTTGAAGAAATAAAAAAACAAATAGCTTCAGGAAATTATAACCCTTCTGCAGAAGAGATAGTTAATAGCATGTTTGATAAAAAGGTGTAA
- a CDS encoding TIGR03826 family flagellar region protein yields the protein MAEIRNCKECGRIFQYTGISKICPKCRREDEKNFKIVKEYIYENQGATLTEVSEETGVPEDKILRYLREGKLEIVGENSALLLSCERCGKGIRTGRFCDACAQELKRELTSGFKQPNKTKQTQKEKMYTAERKKRKW from the coding sequence ATGGCAGAAATCAGAAACTGCAAAGAATGCGGGCGAATTTTTCAGTATACAGGAATAAGTAAAATATGTCCTAAATGTAGAAGAGAAGATGAAAAAAACTTTAAAATTGTAAAAGAATATATTTATGAAAATCAAGGAGCAACCCTTACAGAGGTATCTGAAGAAACTGGTGTACCTGAAGATAAGATTCTCAGATATTTAAGGGAAGGGAAACTAGAAATTGTAGGAGAGAATTCAGCCCTTTTATTATCCTGTGAACGATGTGGAAAAGGAATAAGAACAGGAAGATTTTGTGATGCTTGTGCACAGGAACTAAAAAGAGAGCTAACTAGTGGATTTAAACAACCTAATAAAACAAAGCAAACACAGAAAGAGAAAATGTATACAGCAGAAAGAAAAAAAAGAAAGTGGTAA
- a CDS encoding YvrJ family protein produces the protein MEEIYTYIANLGFPIAVSIYLLVRIEGKLENLSMSIQELAKVIARLK, from the coding sequence ATGGAAGAGATATATACTTATATTGCAAATCTAGGATTTCCTATTGCTGTGTCTATATATTTATTAGTTAGGATTGAAGGAAAGCTAGAGAATCTTAGTATGAGTATTCAAGAGTTGGCAAAAGTGATTGCTAGACTTAAATAG
- the metK gene encoding methionine adenosyltransferase, with protein sequence MARRLFTSESVTEGHPDKICDQISDAILDAIFEKDPQARVAAETSVTTGLVLVAGEITTKCYVDIPKIVRKTIEEIGYTRAKYGFDCDTCAVLTSIDEQSPDIAMGVDEALEHKKGEMKDEIEAIGAGDQGIMFGFACNETPELMPMPIALAHKLARRLSEVRKNGTLEYLRPDGKTQVTIEYVDDKPVRVDTIVISTQHSPEVSREQIEKDLIEHVIREIVPANLLDEKTKYYINPTGRFVIGGPQGDAGLTGRKIIVDTYGGYSRHGGGAFSGKDPTKVDRSAAYAARYVAKNIVAAGLADKCEIELAYAIGVAQPVSVLVETFGTGKVSEEKLEELVRKHFDLRPAAIIRDLDLRRPIYRQVAAYGHFGRTDIDLPWEKTDKAEILRKEALGE encoded by the coding sequence ATGGCAAGAAGATTATTCACTTCAGAGTCAGTTACAGAAGGTCATCCAGATAAAATATGTGATCAAATTTCAGATGCTATACTAGATGCAATTTTTGAAAAAGATCCACAGGCACGTGTTGCAGCTGAAACATCTGTTACAACAGGGTTAGTACTTGTAGCAGGAGAAATTACGACAAAATGTTATGTAGACATTCCAAAGATTGTAAGAAAAACGATAGAAGAAATTGGCTATACTAGAGCAAAATATGGTTTTGACTGTGATACATGTGCAGTACTTACTTCTATAGATGAGCAGTCACCAGATATTGCTATGGGTGTAGATGAAGCCCTAGAACATAAAAAAGGCGAAATGAAAGATGAAATAGAAGCGATTGGAGCAGGGGACCAAGGAATTATGTTTGGTTTTGCATGTAATGAAACACCAGAGCTTATGCCTATGCCTATCGCACTTGCACATAAATTAGCTAGAAGATTATCAGAAGTTAGAAAAAATGGAACATTAGAATATCTTCGTCCAGATGGAAAAACACAGGTTACAATAGAATATGTAGATGATAAACCTGTAAGAGTAGATACAATAGTTATTTCTACACAACATAGTCCAGAAGTATCACGTGAACAAATCGAAAAAGATTTAATCGAGCATGTAATTCGTGAAATTGTTCCAGCAAATCTATTAGATGAAAAAACAAAATATTACATCAATCCTACAGGAAGATTCGTTATTGGAGGACCACAAGGAGATGCTGGTTTAACAGGTAGAAAAATTATCGTAGATACTTATGGTGGTTATTCAAGACATGGCGGTGGTGCATTCTCAGGAAAAGACCCAACAAAGGTTGACCGTTCTGCAGCATATGCAGCAAGATATGTTGCTAAAAATATCGTAGCAGCAGGACTTGCTGACAAGTGTGAAATAGAGCTTGCTTATGCAATCGGTGTTGCACAACCTGTATCTGTACTTGTTGAGACCTTTGGAACAGGTAAAGTATCAGAAGAAAAATTAGAAGAACTAGTAAGAAAGCACTTTGATTTAAGACCAGCAGCAATCATTAGAGATTTAGATTTAAGAAGACCAATCTACAGACAAGTAGCAGCTTATGGTCACTTTGGAAGAACAGATATAGATCTTCCATGGGAAAAAACAGATAAAGCTGAAATTTTAAGAAAAGAAGCGTTAGGAGAATAA
- the flgK gene encoding flagellar hook-associated protein FlgK, with product MSGSFFGLNIARSGLFASQRALQITGHNIANAGTPGYSRQRLNVNQSNPISLPGGEGMLGTGVDTDNIQQIRDEFLDFKIRQEFVTKGEWEARSESLQQIEAIFNEPSDSGVRKVMDEFFSALHELNKNPDNLTARAQVRERGIALTKTINYMYNQLEDMQENTDFAIETTVNQINGYAKEIAALNEQIIRYELDGSNANDLRDQRNLLIDKLSQLVDIEVQEIPISGSKDGASTLKIMINGSTLVFQEKYNKLELRPREITKNYLDRPNLLEVSWETGTSFSCVSGKLKGLLDIRDNMTGKEKGIPYYMNQLNRFSTTFAAHFNMQHGAGYGLSDSGTGIPFFNGPYLMKVASGYTLSADEKASGYKIITDASGNEYKTKDLNNSGVEFALPTDVVGSKDEEIIRNFEDKNKGFTLIKIDGNWFKTKTINAGNMDISKEIHDSLNNIAAASNADSLGEGLAGDGNNALKLNELRHDVDMFEWGSPDDFFKSVISNLGVDGQEAIRMVDNQQVLINDIDNKRQSISGVSLDEEMSNMIKFQHAYNACARMITTVDEMLDKIINGMGTVGR from the coding sequence ATGAGCGGAAGCTTTTTTGGGTTAAATATAGCAAGATCAGGACTATTTGCAAGTCAAAGAGCACTTCAAATTACAGGACACAACATTGCAAATGCAGGAACTCCAGGCTACAGCAGACAAAGATTAAACGTTAATCAGTCTAATCCAATATCATTGCCTGGTGGAGAAGGAATGCTCGGAACAGGAGTGGATACAGACAATATCCAGCAAATTAGAGATGAATTTTTAGATTTTAAGATTAGACAAGAATTTGTAACAAAGGGAGAATGGGAAGCAAGATCAGAATCTTTGCAGCAGATAGAAGCTATCTTTAATGAACCTTCTGATAGTGGAGTAAGAAAGGTAATGGATGAATTTTTTTCTGCATTACATGAATTAAATAAAAATCCTGACAACCTTACTGCAAGAGCACAGGTAAGAGAACGGGGAATTGCACTAACTAAAACAATAAACTATATGTATAATCAACTAGAGGACATGCAAGAAAATACAGATTTTGCAATAGAAACTACCGTCAATCAAATAAATGGCTACGCAAAAGAAATTGCAGCATTAAATGAACAAATTATAAGATATGAACTAGATGGAAGCAATGCAAATGATTTAAGAGATCAAAGAAATCTGTTAATCGACAAGCTTTCTCAATTAGTAGATATTGAGGTTCAAGAGATACCAATAAGCGGAAGTAAAGATGGAGCAAGTACATTAAAAATTATGATAAATGGAAGTACATTGGTATTTCAGGAAAAGTACAACAAATTAGAACTAAGACCAAGAGAAATAACAAAAAACTATCTGGACAGGCCAAACCTTTTAGAGGTTTCATGGGAAACAGGAACATCCTTTAGCTGTGTATCTGGAAAGTTAAAAGGACTTTTAGATATTAGAGACAATATGACAGGAAAGGAAAAAGGGATTCCTTACTATATGAACCAGCTAAATAGATTCAGTACAACCTTTGCAGCTCATTTTAATATGCAGCATGGAGCAGGATATGGTTTATCTGATTCAGGAACAGGAATTCCATTTTTTAATGGTCCTTATTTGATGAAAGTAGCTAGTGGATATACATTATCAGCTGATGAAAAAGCTAGTGGCTATAAAATTATTACAGATGCAAGTGGAAATGAATATAAAACAAAGGATTTAAATAATAGTGGAGTAGAATTTGCACTACCTACAGATGTAGTTGGATCAAAGGATGAAGAAATTATTAGAAATTTTGAAGATAAAAACAAAGGGTTTACACTTATCAAAATAGATGGAAATTGGTTTAAAACAAAAACCATAAATGCTGGAAATATGGATATTTCAAAGGAAATTCATGACAGCCTAAACAACATTGCAGCAGCATCAAATGCAGATAGCTTGGGAGAGGGGTTAGCAGGAGATGGCAACAATGCTTTAAAGCTAAATGAACTACGACATGATGTGGATATGTTTGAATGGGGAAGTCCTGATGATTTCTTCAAATCAGTGATTTCAAACCTAGGGGTTGATGGTCAGGAAGCAATCAGAATGGTAGATAATCAGCAGGTTTTGATTAATGATATAGATAATAAGCGGCAATCAATATCTGGAGTATCATTAGATGAAGAAATGTCTAATATGATAAAGTTTCAGCATGCATACAATGCTTGTGCAAGAATGATTACTACTGTTGATGAAATGTTGGATAAGATTATAAACGGAATGGGTACAGTAGGAAGATAA
- the flgL gene encoding flagellar hook-associated protein FlgL, with product MRITNSMMTNTMLLNLNNNLRRLDQWNKQMSTGKKFSMPSDNPIGVSKSLELNTAVAELEQHKRNAQDALSWLEITESAVEDVGNLLQRARELAVSADGTETKEDKEKIQVEIDQLKEQIIKVANTTYAGKHIFSGYKTDKDLLDSDGKYNIDIKNNEKMNYEVGISDKIDVNTLGNKLFGVIDPASLSYDTDLDKVNDMEASKAQEAQLIAVLNDFSKALKNDDQDGIQKAIARIDSHLDNVLSIRGEIGAKTNRVEMTIKRIDRDIINFTGLLSKNEDADMAEVIMKFKNDENVYRASLSVGAKAIQPSLVDFIR from the coding sequence ATGCGAATCACAAATTCAATGATGACAAATACAATGCTTTTAAATTTAAATAATAATTTAAGAAGGTTAGATCAATGGAATAAACAAATGTCAACAGGAAAGAAGTTTTCTATGCCTTCTGATAATCCTATTGGTGTATCAAAGAGTTTAGAACTAAATACAGCAGTAGCAGAATTAGAACAACACAAAAGGAATGCACAAGATGCTCTATCGTGGCTTGAAATAACAGAATCAGCAGTAGAAGATGTAGGAAATTTATTGCAAAGGGCAAGAGAGTTAGCAGTAAGTGCAGATGGAACAGAAACAAAAGAAGATAAAGAAAAAATACAAGTAGAAATAGACCAGCTAAAAGAACAGATAATAAAGGTAGCAAATACTACATATGCTGGAAAACATATTTTTTCAGGCTATAAGACAGATAAAGATTTGTTAGATAGTGATGGAAAATACAATATTGATATTAAAAATAATGAAAAAATGAACTATGAAGTAGGTATCAGTGACAAAATAGATGTAAACACCTTAGGTAATAAGCTATTTGGGGTTATAGACCCTGCATCTTTATCCTATGATACAGACTTAGATAAAGTTAATGATATGGAAGCATCAAAAGCTCAAGAAGCACAATTAATAGCAGTTTTAAATGATTTTAGCAAGGCTTTAAAAAATGATGATCAAGACGGTATACAAAAGGCAATTGCAAGAATAGACAGTCATCTTGATAATGTACTTAGTATAAGAGGGGAAATAGGAGCAAAAACTAATAGGGTAGAAATGACTATAAAGCGTATAGATAGAGATATAATTAATTTTACAGGGCTTCTTTCTAAAAATGAAGATGCAGATATGGCAGAAGTTATTATGAAGTTTAAAAATGATGAAAATGTATACAGAGCATCTTTATCGGTAGGAGCAAAAGCTATACAGCCAAGCTTAGTTGATTTTATTAGGTAA
- a CDS encoding ComF family protein — translation MKYKTASLYIDTLLDFLYPRNIYCIVCKKGIKKTQKYSLCKSCYEKIKFIDLCACEKCGKPLEKLYLPTKCPDCLKTEHIFTKAFSCVVYDDNMKQLVHRLKYGKERYIAYHMAEIMVDKLKKEGLSEIDFVIPVPLHKRKERERGFNQAYLLAKYIGKAMDWNADRKNLVKIKETLSQNQLSKDERKKNLKNVFSVVSKDIYKGKTILMVDDVYTTGNTIDACSKEILKASPKNIFVISFATGKNT, via the coding sequence ATGAAATATAAAACAGCAAGTTTATACATAGATACATTACTTGACTTTTTATATCCAAGAAATATTTACTGCATTGTATGTAAAAAAGGGATTAAAAAGACGCAAAAATACTCATTATGTAAATCTTGTTATGAAAAAATAAAGTTTATTGACTTATGTGCCTGTGAAAAATGCGGAAAACCATTAGAAAAACTATACCTTCCTACTAAATGTCCAGATTGCTTAAAAACAGAGCATATATTTACAAAAGCTTTTTCTTGTGTAGTATATGATGATAATATGAAACAACTAGTACATAGGTTAAAATATGGTAAAGAAAGGTATATAGCTTATCACATGGCAGAAATAATGGTAGATAAGCTTAAAAAAGAAGGCTTATCTGAAATCGATTTTGTTATTCCTGTGCCACTTCACAAAAGAAAAGAAAGAGAACGTGGATTTAATCAAGCTTATCTTTTAGCAAAGTATATAGGAAAAGCTATGGACTGGAATGCAGATAGGAAAAATTTAGTAAAAATAAAAGAAACTCTATCTCAAAATCAGCTATCAAAGGATGAAAGAAAGAAAAATCTAAAAAATGTTTTTTCTGTTGTTTCAAAGGATATATATAAAGGCAAAACAATATTAATGGTTGATGATGTATACACCACAGGAAATACTATTGATGCCTGTAGCAAAGAAATACTTAAAGCAAGCCCTAAAAATATTTTTGTAATTTCTTTTGCTACAGGTAAAAATACATAG
- a CDS encoding sigma-70 family RNA polymerase sigma factor produces MEYKMKDLVNRCKDGDRLAKEELLKSLMPLIITSIKKYYFGDEEFSDLIQEGGMKILREVEIFDEERGVPFLGYIKLKLKFLYMEKRKKVRNELSLQNKINMDDDEISFIDMLVDERENVEEHLLKEERYHALEEAIKRLTDKQKIVLKLCYMDFLNMKQIAERLGVHYQTVVKTKARALDKMRKDIIGC; encoded by the coding sequence ATGGAATATAAGATGAAGGATTTAGTAAATAGGTGCAAAGATGGAGATAGATTAGCAAAAGAAGAACTACTTAAAAGCTTGATGCCTTTAATTATTACATCTATTAAGAAGTATTATTTTGGAGATGAAGAATTTTCAGATTTGATTCAAGAAGGGGGAATGAAAATTTTAAGAGAAGTAGAGATTTTTGATGAGGAGAGAGGAGTACCATTTTTAGGCTATATAAAGCTTAAGCTTAAGTTTTTATATATGGAAAAAAGAAAAAAAGTAAGAAATGAACTTTCTTTACAAAACAAAATCAATATGGATGATGATGAAATATCATTTATAGATATGCTTGTAGATGAAAGGGAAAATGTAGAAGAACATTTATTAAAAGAAGAAAGGTATCATGCTTTAGAAGAAGCTATAAAAAGATTAACGGATAAGCAAAAAATAGTGTTAAAGCTTTGCTATATGGATTTTTTGAATATGAAGCAGATTGCAGAAAGATTAGGTGTACATTATCAGACAGTTGTTAAAACAAAAGCACGAGCTTTAGATAAAATGAGAAAAGATATCATTGGCTGTTAA
- the recD2 gene encoding SF1B family DNA helicase RecD2 — MSVEIKGVLSEIIFKNDSNGYTVATVETEDEVVTVVGYMPILNTGETFAFSGKWIVHPTYGEQLEVASYRQVMPNTLEGIEKYLSSGIIKGIGPKLAKKIVESFGKETLDIMQYRPHLLTQVNGIGESKARKIVEAFKEQRELSEVMLFLGEYGISPNYAIKIYKQYKDKTIQFIQENPYRLADDIFGIGFKIADAIAKRMGIDPRSPYRVMCGTKYLLTQYNLEGHTYTPREELIKQTAKILDVGEELVEDALVKLALNNEIHLENLEGEIVVFAMPYFYAESYVCKKLIEMAQVSLKPLSEDLDKEIQEIEEIEEIVLANNQRQAIKEAANNGVLVITGGPGTGKTTTINSIIKMFENHNLSIALAAPTGRAAKRMSEATGKEAKTIHRLLEYAYIEEAGMDFGKNEEDPLPSDVVIIDEMSMVDIRLMKGLMKALLPGTRLILVGDVDQLPSVGAGNVLRDIIDSNVIKVVKLDKIFRQAQESMIIVNAHRINKGEYPYINKKEKDFYFIKKKNQEHIVQTIKELCKERLPNFSDCDPIKSIQVLTPIKKGQAGMYQLNNHLQAILNPPSPYKQEKEMKDKIFRVGDKVMQMKNNYNLKWKTIDEEDEGEGIFNGDLGYIYKIDHEEKEMIVQFDEDKLVTYDFSQLDELELAYCITIHKSQGSEFPIVVMPIFWGPPMLLTRNLLYTAVTRAKELVVMVGLEASLKSMVDNHRIIQRNSGLGIRLKRFLDENLLEF, encoded by the coding sequence ATGTCCGTAGAAATAAAAGGAGTTTTATCAGAAATTATTTTTAAAAACGATTCAAATGGATATACCGTTGCCACTGTTGAGACGGAGGATGAAGTTGTGACGGTTGTAGGATATATGCCTATTTTAAATACAGGAGAAACCTTTGCTTTTTCAGGGAAGTGGATTGTCCATCCTACATATGGAGAACAACTAGAAGTTGCATCCTACAGACAAGTAATGCCTAATACTCTAGAAGGAATAGAAAAATATTTATCTTCAGGAATTATTAAAGGAATCGGGCCAAAGCTTGCAAAAAAGATTGTGGAAAGCTTCGGAAAAGAAACACTTGATATTATGCAGTACAGACCTCATTTATTAACCCAAGTAAATGGCATAGGAGAGTCTAAAGCAAGAAAAATTGTAGAAGCTTTTAAAGAGCAAAGAGAGCTTAGTGAAGTTATGCTTTTTTTAGGGGAATATGGAATTTCTCCAAACTATGCAATAAAAATATACAAACAGTATAAAGATAAGACTATCCAGTTTATACAAGAAAATCCATATAGATTAGCAGATGATATATTTGGTATCGGTTTTAAAATTGCAGATGCTATTGCAAAAAGAATGGGAATTGATCCAAGATCCCCTTATCGAGTTATGTGTGGTACAAAATATCTACTTACCCAATATAATCTTGAAGGGCATACCTATACGCCAAGAGAAGAGTTGATTAAACAAACAGCTAAAATATTAGATGTTGGGGAAGAACTTGTAGAAGATGCATTAGTGAAGTTAGCATTAAACAATGAAATCCATTTAGAAAATCTAGAAGGAGAAATAGTTGTATTTGCTATGCCATATTTTTATGCAGAATCATATGTGTGTAAAAAATTGATTGAAATGGCACAAGTAAGCTTAAAGCCCCTTTCAGAGGATTTAGACAAAGAAATTCAAGAGATTGAAGAAATAGAAGAAATTGTTTTAGCTAACAATCAAAGACAGGCTATTAAAGAAGCAGCAAATAATGGTGTTTTAGTCATTACAGGGGGACCTGGTACAGGAAAAACTACAACAATTAACAGTATAATCAAAATGTTTGAAAATCATAATTTAAGCATTGCATTAGCAGCACCTACAGGAAGAGCTGCAAAAAGAATGAGTGAAGCGACAGGCAAAGAAGCAAAAACTATTCATAGATTATTAGAATATGCTTATATAGAAGAAGCAGGCATGGATTTTGGGAAAAACGAGGAAGATCCATTGCCTTCAGATGTTGTTATTATTGATGAAATGTCTATGGTTGATATTCGTTTAATGAAAGGGCTTATGAAAGCATTATTACCAGGGACAAGATTGATTTTGGTAGGAGATGTTGATCAGCTTCCATCAGTAGGAGCTGGAAATGTTTTAAGAGATATTATTGATAGCAATGTTATAAAGGTTGTAAAGCTAGATAAAATTTTTAGACAAGCCCAAGAAAGCATGATTATAGTAAACGCGCACAGAATCAATAAAGGAGAGTATCCTTATATAAATAAAAAGGAAAAAGACTTTTATTTTATTAAGAAAAAAAATCAAGAGCATATTGTTCAAACAATAAAAGAATTATGCAAGGAAAGATTGCCAAACTTTAGTGATTGTGATCCTATTAAAAGTATCCAAGTACTAACACCTATAAAAAAAGGACAAGCAGGAATGTATCAATTAAATAATCATCTGCAGGCTATTTTAAATCCGCCTAGTCCTTACAAGCAAGAAAAGGAAATGAAGGACAAGATTTTCCGTGTAGGAGATAAAGTAATGCAGATGAAAAACAATTATAATTTAAAGTGGAAAACTATAGATGAAGAAGATGAAGGAGAAGGTATTTTTAATGGTGACCTTGGCTACATCTATAAAATTGATCATGAAGAAAAAGAGATGATTGTGCAATTTGATGAGGACAAATTAGTTACATATGATTTCTCACAACTTGATGAATTAGAATTAGCTTATTGCATTACAATCCATAAAAGTCAAGGAAGTGAATTTCCTATTGTAGTTATGCCAATCTTTTGGGGACCACCAATGCTTTTAACGAGAAATTTATTATATACAGCTGTAACAAGAGCAAAGGAATTAGTAGTAATGGTTGGATTAGAAGCAAGCCTAAAAAGTATGGTTGATAACCATAGGATCATTCAAAGAAATTCAGGATTAGGGATACGATTAAAAAGGTTTTTAGATGAGAACTTATTAGAGTTTTAA